In Oryza brachyantha chromosome 2, ObraRS2, whole genome shotgun sequence, a single window of DNA contains:
- the LOC102711865 gene encoding glutaredoxin-C4, chloroplastic gives MALDKASNSVVVFSKTYCPFCARVKQLLAQLGASYKAVELDVESDGSELQAALANWTGQRTVPCVFIKGKHIGGCDDTMAMHKGGNLVPLLTDAGATTPSL, from the exons ATGGCGCTCGACAAGGCCTCCAACTCAGTCGTCGTCTTCAG CAAGACGTATTGCCCTTTCTGCGCCCGAGTGAAGCAGTTGTTGGCACAGCTGGGTGCAAGCTACAAGGCCGTTGAATTGGATGTGGAAA GTGATGGATCTGAGCTGCAAGCAGCTCTTGCCAATTGGACTGGTCAGAGAACTGTTCCTTGTGTCTTCATTAAAGGGAAACATATTGGTGGCTGTGACG ATACCATGGCAATGCACAAAGGAGGGAACTTGGTTCCTCTGCTGACTGACGCAGGAGCAACCACACCTTCACTGTAG